Proteins encoded by one window of Deltaproteobacteria bacterium CG11_big_fil_rev_8_21_14_0_20_42_23:
- a CDS encoding cysteine methyltransferase: MNDYQRIEKAIAYIQQNFLAQPELDDIAKQVHLSPFHFQRLFKEWAGVTPKKFLQYLSIEYAKKLLKKNLSLLDASLETGLSGTSRLHDLFVTVEGMTPGEYKNGGENLTLHYRYASTLFGNIIIASTSKGICHLAFIDDEVSALEGLQQMFPKAVLLNKKDALQEKALKIFSPESGDLEQIKLHLKATPFQLKVWQSLLKIPPGRVESYSAVAAHIRSKAVRAVGSAIAKNPVAYLIPCHRVIQSTGCFGQYRWGSAKKASLIGWEVAQIHKDDVRPLA, encoded by the coding sequence ATGAATGATTATCAACGTATCGAAAAAGCTATCGCCTATATTCAGCAGAATTTTTTAGCTCAACCTGAGCTGGATGACATTGCGAAACAAGTGCATTTGAGTCCATTTCATTTTCAACGGCTCTTCAAAGAGTGGGCTGGGGTTACGCCGAAAAAATTTCTGCAATATCTCAGCATTGAATACGCCAAGAAACTTCTCAAAAAGAATTTATCGCTTTTGGATGCAAGTTTGGAAACTGGCTTGTCTGGCACCAGCCGCTTGCACGATCTCTTCGTCACCGTGGAAGGTATGACTCCGGGCGAGTATAAAAATGGTGGCGAAAATCTCACTCTTCACTACCGCTATGCTAGCACCCTATTTGGTAACATTATCATTGCCTCAACCAGCAAAGGCATTTGCCACTTAGCTTTTATTGATGATGAGGTTTCAGCTCTGGAAGGATTACAGCAGATGTTTCCCAAAGCGGTTCTGTTGAACAAAAAAGATGCATTACAGGAAAAAGCGCTCAAGATTTTTTCTCCTGAAAGCGGAGATCTTGAACAGATAAAACTTCACCTCAAAGCGACACCTTTTCAACTTAAAGTATGGCAATCGCTGCTCAAGATCCCGCCAGGTCGCGTGGAAAGCTATTCAGCCGTTGCAGCACATATTCGCAGCAAAGCCGTGCGTGCCGTTGGTTCTGCAATTGCAAAAAATCCCGTTGCCTATCTCATTCCTTGTCATCGTGTCATTCAATCAACTGGTTGCTTTGGACAGTATCGTTGGGGCTCCGCCAAAAAAGCAAGCCTCATTGGGTGGGAAGTTGCGCAGATTCATAAGGATGACGTTAGACCTCTTGCATAA